From one Bacillota bacterium genomic stretch:
- a CDS encoding FtsQ-type POTRA domain-containing protein gives MPDPHDVSDVGAEPQGRAKRTRFVPAMLVLFVVIAVFAFLNSPFFRVRDVQVRGSEYLSAQEIRLIADVPPESNIFLVPTRAIERRLLATPRISSARVARVLPDSVVITVTEKKTVAYLPYAGFFIELDKSGCAIAVSEAVTDPDTPVIVGVVPAYVAVGEPVRPGELVQIGAAVGAALMERRIPNLSEVDVSRADDVVLRTADGIKVFLGRSDGIQARVRLLDSILASIREQGLSVNYIDLRVEAKPVIREK, from the coding sequence GTGCCTGACCCTCATGACGTTTCTGACGTCGGGGCGGAACCGCAGGGAAGAGCCAAGAGAACCAGATTCGTCCCGGCGATGCTTGTGCTGTTCGTGGTCATCGCGGTCTTCGCGTTCCTGAATTCGCCGTTCTTTCGCGTCAGAGACGTTCAGGTTCGGGGCTCTGAATATCTCTCGGCTCAGGAGATTCGCCTCATTGCCGATGTTCCCCCCGAATCCAACATCTTCCTGGTCCCGACCCGGGCCATTGAACGCAGGCTGCTCGCTACGCCCAGGATTTCCTCGGCGCGCGTCGCCCGAGTGCTGCCGGATTCCGTCGTCATTACTGTCACCGAGAAGAAGACGGTAGCGTACCTCCCTTATGCCGGGTTCTTCATCGAATTGGACAAGTCGGGGTGTGCGATTGCGGTGTCGGAGGCGGTGACTGATCCCGACACACCCGTGATTGTAGGGGTCGTGCCTGCATACGTGGCTGTGGGAGAGCCTGTCAGGCCTGGTGAACTGGTGCAAATCGGGGCCGCTGTGGGGGCGGCCCTGATGGAGAGACGCATTCCGAACTTGTCGGAGGTGGACGTCTCCAGGGCGGATGACGTGGTCCTGCGGACCGCGGACGGGATCAAGGTGTTCCTCGGACGTTCTGACGGAATCCAGGCCAGAGTGAGACTCCTAGATTCCATTCTGGCCTCCATCCGGGAGCAGGGGCTCTCGGTCAACTACATCGACCTCAGAGTAGAGGCGAAGCCCGTCATCCGCGAGAAGTGA
- the murC gene encoding UDP-N-acetylmuramate--L-alanine ligase — MWNGKRVHFIGVGGSGMSPLARILSGMGARVSGSDIKPSPKLSEVSEAGVEVYTGHDPARVHDAELVVVSAAVPPDDPELRAAKEAGIHVVTRAELLGELMNPARGIAVTGTHGKTTTSSMVALSLERAGLDPTIVVGASVPKIPGGGKLGRGEFVVVEADEAYGSFLRLTPEVAVVTSIDDDHRDYYSTFEGILEGFAQFLRRIKPGGTAVVCADDPNTGRAVSGLRRRIVTYGFAPGADYTAASSEALGFGSRFEVVHRGRPLGKLELAVPGVHNISNALAASAVCDLLGVDFGAVRDALRDFTGAERRCQILARTRGVTVVDDYAHHPAEIRATLSALRRATSGRLVAVFQPHRFTRTKLLMDEFARSFGNADVIGVTEIFYEGTGEQPIAGLSGKELCARISAFEGREATYIPDRGALDEFLRKTVRSGDIVVTMGAGDIYRASRKYADELLDGSTTPR, encoded by the coding sequence ATGTGGAACGGCAAGCGTGTACACTTCATAGGGGTCGGGGGCAGCGGAATGAGCCCCCTCGCGAGGATACTCTCGGGAATGGGCGCAAGGGTGTCCGGGTCCGATATCAAGCCATCCCCCAAGCTCTCGGAGGTAAGCGAGGCGGGGGTGGAAGTATACACAGGGCACGATCCCGCGAGAGTGCACGACGCCGAACTCGTGGTGGTCTCAGCAGCGGTTCCTCCGGATGATCCAGAACTCCGCGCTGCGAAGGAGGCAGGCATCCATGTTGTGACCCGCGCGGAACTGCTGGGGGAGCTCATGAATCCCGCACGGGGCATTGCTGTGACTGGCACGCACGGCAAGACAACGACCAGTTCCATGGTGGCTCTCTCTCTCGAGCGGGCGGGACTTGACCCCACCATCGTGGTTGGGGCTAGCGTCCCCAAGATCCCCGGCGGCGGCAAGCTCGGACGCGGGGAGTTCGTCGTGGTTGAGGCGGACGAGGCCTACGGGTCGTTTCTCAGGCTCACTCCGGAGGTCGCGGTGGTCACTAGCATCGATGATGATCACCGCGATTATTACTCGACGTTTGAAGGAATCCTGGAGGGGTTCGCCCAATTCCTGAGAAGAATAAAGCCGGGAGGCACTGCGGTCGTCTGCGCTGACGACCCAAACACTGGGCGCGCGGTCTCGGGCCTCCGCAGGCGCATCGTCACCTATGGTTTCGCTCCCGGTGCCGACTATACCGCGGCATCCTCCGAGGCTTTGGGCTTCGGATCGCGGTTCGAAGTAGTGCACCGCGGGCGGCCGCTTGGCAAGTTGGAACTCGCTGTGCCCGGAGTTCATAACATAAGCAATGCCCTGGCGGCATCGGCCGTCTGCGACCTGCTGGGGGTGGATTTCGGGGCGGTGCGCGACGCTCTGCGGGACTTCACCGGAGCGGAGCGCAGGTGTCAGATCCTTGCTCGGACGCGCGGCGTGACAGTCGTGGACGACTACGCTCACCACCCGGCCGAGATACGAGCGACCCTCTCAGCCCTCCGCAGGGCTACGTCCGGCAGGCTAGTGGCGGTGTTTCAGCCTCACCGGTTCACCAGGACAAAATTGCTGATGGATGAATTCGCCCGTTCCTTCGGCAACGCCGACGTGATCGGAGTGACTGAGATATTCTACGAGGGCACGGGCGAGCAGCCGATAGCGGGGCTGTCCGGCAAGGAGCTTTGCGCCAGGATTTCCGCCTTCGAGGGCAGAGAGGCCACGTATATCCCGGACCGGGGAGCCCTAGACGAGTTCCTTCGCAAGACAGTTCGGTCGGGCGACATCGTAGTCACAATGGGCGCTGGGGATATCTATAGGGCATCTCGGAAGTATGCAGACGAACTCCTGGACGGGTCCACCACTCCCAGGTGA
- the murB gene encoding UDP-N-acetylmuramate dehydrogenase — MASMVTEGHVKRLERTFNGKILVNEPMRNHTSFQIGGPADLLCQPNDVASLQGLLRFAWEEGLPIFVLGNGTNLLVADEGIRGVVVKIGEGLDHIIFDGPRVRVGAGAGMPAVARVCADRGLSGFEFAVGIPGSIGGAIAMNAGAYSCTVGDVTREVLGFCLDGTSTSKTGEEMQFGHRCSRLSHGDIVAYEAVLSLRPSDPEQIKRRMAEYMHDRKVKQPLQLPSAGCVFQNPSGRGAGRYIDAAGLKGLRVGGAEVSKVHANFIINTGDASARDVLILMNIVRRTVLEKFGIDLVPEVRVVGG; from the coding sequence ATGGCGAGTATGGTCACCGAGGGGCATGTGAAACGGCTCGAACGCACGTTTAACGGGAAGATCCTTGTGAACGAACCGATGAGAAACCATACCTCTTTCCAGATCGGTGGCCCTGCGGACCTCCTCTGCCAGCCCAACGACGTCGCGAGTCTGCAGGGTCTTCTCCGGTTCGCGTGGGAGGAAGGGCTTCCCATATTCGTGTTGGGAAACGGGACGAACCTCCTGGTGGCGGACGAAGGCATCCGGGGAGTGGTCGTGAAGATCGGCGAAGGGCTCGACCATATAATCTTCGACGGCCCTCGAGTGCGCGTGGGTGCGGGTGCAGGCATGCCCGCAGTGGCCAGGGTGTGCGCGGACAGAGGCCTGTCCGGATTCGAGTTCGCGGTGGGTATCCCCGGGTCTATCGGAGGCGCCATCGCCATGAACGCGGGGGCCTATAGCTGCACCGTGGGCGACGTCACCCGCGAGGTACTGGGATTCTGCCTGGACGGGACGTCCACCTCCAAGACAGGCGAAGAGATGCAGTTCGGCCACAGGTGCAGCCGGCTGTCCCACGGAGACATAGTGGCCTACGAAGCTGTGCTATCCTTGCGACCGAGTGACCCTGAGCAGATCAAGAGGCGCATGGCCGAGTACATGCACGACCGCAAGGTCAAGCAACCTCTGCAACTCCCATCGGCCGGGTGTGTGTTCCAGAACCCGTCAGGCCGTGGCGCGGGCAGGTACATAGACGCCGCGGGGCTCAAAGGCCTCAGGGTAGGTGGTGCTGAGGTCTCGAAGGTTCACGCGAACTTCATAATCAACACCGGGGACGCATCTGCCCGAGACGTTCTCATCCTGATGAACATAGTCAGACGCACAGTACTTGAGAAATTTGGAATCGACTTGGTTCCCGAGGTGCGGGTCGTTGGAGGCTAG
- a CDS encoding UDP-N-acetylglucosamine--N-acetylmuramyl-(pentapeptide) pyrophosphoryl-undecaprenol N-acetylglucosamine transferase has product LLAGGGTGGHIYPALAVGKALARRHPEARVLFVGSAHGLERDLVPREGFDFRPIVVSGFKRELSPGLVVTVGKAAVGLVQSLAIVGSFRPDVVVGTGGYASGPVVLAAVILGVPTVIHEQNVVPGATNRFLSRYARVVAISWEESRKSLALPSRAVLTGNPIRPEVLRATREEGIKALGLRPNFRTVLAFGGSQGSERINDALIRALPALAEKKGVQYLLSTGRRNYDRVIALARDLGLPVRSSSDGGIPESAGGDIIVAPYIYNMPLALACADLVISRSGAITLA; this is encoded by the coding sequence CTTCTGGCCGGCGGAGGGACAGGGGGGCACATCTATCCGGCCCTCGCAGTCGGGAAGGCACTTGCCCGCCGTCACCCCGAGGCGCGGGTTCTCTTCGTTGGGAGCGCGCACGGGCTCGAGCGGGATCTCGTGCCCAGGGAGGGCTTTGATTTTCGCCCCATAGTGGTATCAGGGTTCAAGCGCGAACTCTCGCCTGGGCTTGTGGTGACGGTTGGCAAGGCCGCGGTGGGTCTGGTGCAGTCCTTGGCAATTGTGGGCAGTTTCAGGCCGGACGTGGTGGTGGGCACTGGGGGATACGCTTCTGGTCCAGTGGTGCTGGCGGCGGTGATCCTGGGTGTGCCCACTGTGATTCACGAGCAGAATGTGGTTCCCGGCGCCACCAACAGGTTCCTCTCGCGTTACGCACGGGTGGTGGCGATAAGCTGGGAGGAGTCGAGAAAGTCCCTCGCCCTTCCCTCACGGGCGGTTCTGACCGGAAATCCAATACGCCCTGAGGTGCTCAGGGCCACCAGAGAAGAAGGGATCAAAGCCCTGGGCCTGCGGCCCAATTTCCGGACAGTGCTGGCTTTCGGTGGGAGCCAAGGATCGGAGCGAATCAATGATGCCCTGATTCGCGCCTTGCCCGCGCTTGCAGAGAAGAAGGGAGTGCAGTACCTCCTCTCGACGGGTCGGCGCAATTATGATCGCGTTATCGCCCTTGCTCGAGACCTGGGCCTTCCGGTAAGGTCTTCCTCAGATGGGGGTATACCTGAGTCGGCGGGCGGAGACATTATAGTTGCGCCATACATTTACAACATGCCGCTCGCACTCGCCTGTGCAGACTTGGTTATCTCAAGATCAGGTGCGATTACCCTGGCG
- a CDS encoding undecaprenyldiphospho-muramoylpentapeptide beta-N-acetylglucosaminyltransferase, giving the protein ELTARGIPAILVPHPHVPDNVQEKNAVALERRGGARVVRDRDLTPEVLTREITSLLGSPRTLEAMARASLASGMPDALDRVVACVEGLIQG; this is encoded by the coding sequence CGGAGCTGACAGCGCGAGGAATACCGGCGATCCTCGTCCCTCACCCTCACGTCCCCGACAACGTGCAGGAGAAGAACGCGGTCGCCCTCGAGCGGCGTGGCGGGGCCCGGGTGGTCCGGGACAGGGACTTGACCCCCGAGGTGCTGACCCGAGAGATAACCAGCCTTCTCGGGTCACCCCGAACCCTCGAAGCCATGGCCCGTGCGAGCCTCGCCTCCGGGATGCCGGACGCGCTCGACCGGGTCGTCGCCTGCGTCGAGGGCTTGATCCAAGGATAG
- the mraY gene encoding phospho-N-acetylmuramoyl-pentapeptide-transferase produces the protein MLCAAIISLTSSLLVAPVIIAYLRRLKYGQVVRSDGPASHLKKSGTPSMGGVIIILATLVGSVSASPGFQTLPWALFLMTSFGLVGMLDDYISIVARRSLGLRARQKLLFQLLLGAILGVYAYLEPSLGPTVAVPFTGGIRLDLGFWYIPFAAIVVTGASNGVNLTDGLDGLAAGASAVAAFAYSVIASSLGSWEMCAFAGALGGACLGFVWWNVYPAQVFMGDTGSLALGAALGSLAILTKTELVLFIVGGVFVAETLSVAAQVISFKLTGRRVLRMAPLHHHFELTGLAETQIVVRFWIVAGVFAAIGFMGL, from the coding sequence ATGCTCTGCGCCGCAATTATCTCGTTGACCTCGAGTCTGCTGGTAGCTCCGGTGATCATCGCCTACCTGAGGAGGCTCAAGTATGGGCAGGTGGTCAGATCCGACGGTCCCGCTTCTCATCTCAAGAAGTCCGGGACGCCCAGCATGGGAGGGGTCATTATCATCCTCGCCACGCTTGTGGGGTCCGTGTCGGCCTCTCCGGGGTTCCAGACACTGCCCTGGGCTTTGTTCCTCATGACGTCGTTCGGGCTGGTCGGTATGCTAGACGACTACATCTCGATTGTGGCAAGGAGATCCCTTGGACTCAGGGCCAGGCAGAAGCTTCTGTTCCAGCTGCTACTCGGGGCGATTCTGGGGGTTTACGCGTACTTGGAGCCAAGCCTCGGGCCCACGGTGGCAGTGCCGTTCACTGGTGGCATCAGGTTGGATCTGGGCTTCTGGTACATTCCGTTTGCCGCGATCGTCGTGACAGGCGCGTCCAATGGAGTCAACCTCACTGACGGCCTGGACGGCCTGGCTGCTGGGGCCTCGGCAGTTGCGGCGTTTGCGTACTCCGTAATCGCCTCGTCTTTGGGCTCCTGGGAGATGTGCGCGTTCGCCGGGGCCCTCGGTGGTGCGTGCCTCGGATTTGTATGGTGGAACGTCTACCCGGCACAGGTCTTCATGGGGGATACCGGGTCTCTTGCACTCGGTGCCGCCCTCGGGTCCCTGGCCATTTTGACCAAGACTGAGCTGGTGCTCTTCATCGTCGGAGGCGTCTTTGTCGCGGAGACCTTGTCCGTGGCGGCTCAGGTGATCTCGTTCAAGCTCACAGGACGCAGAGTCCTCCGAATGGCCCCGCTCCACCACCACTTCGAGCTGACCGGGCTTGCGGAGACACAGATCGTCGTGAGGTTCTGGATCGTCGCTGGTGTGTTCGCGGCTATAGGCTTCATGGGGCTATAG
- the ftsA gene encoding cell division protein FtsA, with the protein MSKRDITVGLDIGTTKICALICERGDSGEPEVIGVGTSVSAGLRRGVVVDIDAAAAAVSDAVARAENMSGCAVVSVTASLSGAHVSSMGSRGVVAVARPDREITSDDVARVLEAARVVAIPPDREVVHVLPKEFIIDGCRGIKKPVGMSGIRLEVDTHIITGSATSIQNVKKSSARAGLEIDHLVLQPVASAEAVLTPSEKELGVLLMDVGGGTTDIAVFVEGSPWHTSVIPVGGKHITNDIALVLRLPVPAAETLKVKRGCALASMVREEEMCGHISGEADIGTAAVPRRELCSIIEARVTQIMEMVRAEVERAGLMGQLPSGVVVTGGAAAMPGFVEAAQQALRLPARLGIPTGVSGLADVVSSPAHAAAVGLVKYSWEESAGRGHAPASRRQAGFMTGVRQWFRDIFSP; encoded by the coding sequence TTGAGCAAGAGAGATATCACAGTGGGGCTCGACATCGGCACGACCAAGATCTGCGCGCTCATCTGCGAGCGCGGAGATTCGGGTGAGCCGGAAGTCATTGGAGTAGGGACGAGTGTGTCCGCAGGTCTCAGGCGCGGCGTGGTTGTGGACATTGACGCGGCAGCGGCCGCTGTCTCGGACGCCGTGGCCCGCGCCGAGAACATGTCCGGGTGCGCGGTCGTCTCAGTGACAGCAAGTCTATCTGGCGCACACGTATCGTCCATGGGGAGCAGGGGTGTTGTGGCAGTTGCCAGGCCGGACCGGGAGATCACCTCCGACGATGTCGCCAGAGTGCTCGAGGCAGCTAGAGTGGTGGCCATTCCTCCTGACCGCGAAGTCGTGCATGTCCTGCCCAAGGAGTTCATCATCGATGGTTGCAGGGGCATCAAGAAGCCAGTGGGCATGAGCGGTATCAGGCTGGAAGTGGACACGCACATCATTACAGGGTCCGCGACCTCCATCCAGAACGTCAAGAAAAGCAGCGCCCGCGCTGGCCTGGAGATCGATCACCTTGTGCTTCAGCCTGTCGCCTCGGCCGAGGCGGTGCTGACTCCCTCAGAGAAGGAACTCGGTGTGCTTCTGATGGACGTGGGCGGTGGGACCACGGATATCGCCGTGTTCGTGGAAGGCAGTCCTTGGCATACTTCTGTCATCCCGGTGGGAGGCAAGCACATCACGAACGACATCGCTCTCGTGCTCAGGCTGCCGGTTCCGGCAGCGGAGACTCTCAAGGTGAAGCGTGGGTGCGCGCTCGCGTCGATGGTACGCGAGGAGGAGATGTGTGGGCACATCAGCGGGGAGGCCGACATAGGTACGGCGGCCGTTCCCCGGCGCGAACTGTGTTCGATCATAGAGGCCCGGGTGACCCAGATCATGGAGATGGTCCGGGCTGAAGTGGAACGTGCTGGGCTCATGGGCCAGCTTCCGTCAGGGGTGGTAGTGACGGGCGGGGCAGCCGCAATGCCTGGGTTTGTCGAGGCTGCGCAGCAGGCTTTGCGGTTGCCTGCGAGACTCGGAATCCCCACGGGAGTGTCCGGGCTTGCAGACGTCGTGTCCAGCCCAGCGCACGCGGCTGCGGTGGGACTCGTCAAGTACTCGTGGGAGGAATCGGCCGGAAGAGGGCATGCCCCGGCCAGCCGCAGGCAGGCGGGGTTCATGACAGGCGTGAGGCAGTGGTTCAGGGACATTTTCTCGCCCTGA
- the ftsW gene encoding putative lipid II flippase FtsW encodes MGDRRGLPDLLIFMATLALLGTGIIMVFSASSVTAYHELGDPYYYLKRQSLWAAIGMVALVITMNVNYKVWAKFAVPMVVVSVLMLALVVVPGVGVLVAGSRRWLGFGPLRVQPSELSKLSLVIFLACYLSTSPERVRSFWRGIVVPLILVGVMAGLIMLEPDLGTTVAIGGVTWFMLLAAGANSAHLIGMAGLAVPAVLVLAWMEPYRWRRLTAFLRPWDDPLDSGFHIIQSLLALGSGGLVGLGLGFSRQKFYYLPEQHTDFIFAIIGEELGFIGTAGVVALYMLFAWRGFRTAMNAPDTFGSLLAAGVTIMVTLQAVINIGVVTGSLPVTGITLPLISSGGSSLVPMLAGIGILLNISRYVGQR; translated from the coding sequence ATGGGTGATCGACGAGGGCTTCCGGACCTCCTCATCTTCATGGCCACTCTGGCTCTTTTGGGGACCGGAATCATAATGGTCTTCAGTGCGAGTTCGGTCACGGCCTATCACGAACTCGGGGACCCATACTACTACCTGAAGCGCCAGTCGCTGTGGGCGGCCATAGGCATGGTCGCCCTGGTTATCACCATGAACGTGAACTACAAGGTCTGGGCCAAGTTCGCCGTGCCCATGGTAGTGGTGTCCGTTCTGATGCTGGCACTCGTGGTCGTTCCAGGGGTTGGAGTGCTGGTGGCGGGATCTCGGCGGTGGCTGGGCTTCGGCCCGTTGCGGGTGCAGCCTTCGGAACTCTCCAAGCTCTCCCTTGTGATCTTCCTCGCGTGTTATCTATCTACCTCCCCCGAGAGGGTCCGGAGCTTCTGGCGGGGGATCGTGGTGCCGCTCATCCTGGTGGGGGTGATGGCAGGCCTGATCATGTTGGAGCCGGACCTCGGTACCACAGTGGCGATAGGTGGCGTCACCTGGTTCATGCTCCTTGCGGCGGGGGCGAACTCCGCGCACTTGATCGGGATGGCGGGCTTGGCCGTGCCTGCGGTCCTGGTACTCGCGTGGATGGAGCCCTACAGGTGGAGGCGGCTCACAGCTTTCCTGAGGCCTTGGGACGATCCCCTGGATTCGGGGTTCCATATAATCCAGTCTCTTCTGGCTCTCGGTTCGGGAGGCCTGGTTGGACTGGGTCTGGGCTTCTCGAGGCAGAAGTTCTACTACCTTCCCGAACAGCACACGGACTTCATATTTGCCATCATCGGGGAGGAACTCGGGTTCATAGGCACGGCGGGAGTCGTGGCTCTGTATATGCTGTTCGCGTGGAGGGGATTCCGAACCGCAATGAACGCCCCTGATACGTTCGGATCGCTTCTTGCGGCGGGCGTGACCATCATGGTCACTTTGCAGGCGGTCATTAACATCGGAGTGGTCACCGGAAGCCTCCCGGTCACCGGGATCACTCTCCCCTTGATCAGTTCAGGTGGGTCGTCCCTGGTCCCGATGCTCGCGGGAATCGGGATCCTGCTCAACATCTCCCGGTACGTGGGGCAGCGATAG
- the murA gene encoding UDP-N-acetylglucosamine 1-carboxyvinyltransferase has product MSSLRILGGRQLKGRIAVGGAKNSCLKLLALSLMASGECSITHVPNILDVHTMCELLRALGARVSSPRTGVVEVDPRPATSTEPPEHLVRQMRASVQVLGPVLARFGEIRMPFPGGCPIGSRPIDLHIKGLSAMGAQFSEEHGYIIGRADRLTGTEIHLDFPSVGATENIMAAACLARGTTVIRNAAREPEIVDQQNFLTRLGAEIRGAGTDTIRITGVEGLGATSYPVMPDRIEAGTYLIAAVATQGDVTIEDVVPEHLEAVAAKLEEVGAVVLMGADSVRVVMNGRPAPCAVKSMPYPGFPTDLHAPMAALLTFARGTSIVTENIFSNRFRYVDELVRMGARIQVDGRTAVIREVSELSAARVAAPDLRAGAALVVAGLAAKGETVIERMEHVERGYENLSAKLSSLGAQVEWGFDRRVAASGI; this is encoded by the coding sequence ATGAGTTCCCTGAGGATACTTGGAGGAAGACAACTCAAAGGAAGAATCGCCGTAGGTGGTGCGAAGAACTCGTGCCTGAAGCTTCTTGCATTGTCTCTCATGGCTTCCGGCGAGTGCTCCATCACCCACGTTCCAAATATACTCGACGTCCACACCATGTGCGAACTTCTCCGGGCCTTGGGCGCCCGGGTTTCTTCCCCGAGGACGGGCGTGGTGGAAGTGGACCCGCGGCCAGCTACATCCACTGAGCCGCCCGAACACCTGGTGAGGCAGATGAGGGCTTCAGTCCAGGTGCTTGGGCCTGTACTCGCCAGATTCGGCGAGATTCGAATGCCTTTCCCAGGAGGCTGTCCCATCGGATCGCGGCCGATCGACCTGCACATAAAGGGCCTTTCCGCAATGGGTGCCCAGTTTTCGGAGGAGCACGGCTACATCATCGGCCGCGCCGACAGGCTCACCGGCACCGAGATCCATCTGGACTTCCCGAGCGTTGGGGCGACTGAGAACATCATGGCCGCGGCCTGCCTGGCGAGAGGCACCACGGTGATCAGAAATGCGGCGCGGGAACCTGAGATCGTAGATCAGCAGAATTTTCTGACTAGACTTGGGGCGGAGATAAGGGGGGCGGGAACTGACACTATTAGGATAACCGGTGTCGAGGGGCTCGGCGCGACGTCCTATCCGGTCATGCCTGACCGCATCGAGGCCGGCACCTACTTGATTGCGGCCGTCGCCACACAAGGAGACGTAACCATTGAGGATGTTGTCCCCGAGCACCTCGAGGCTGTCGCCGCGAAACTCGAGGAGGTTGGAGCAGTGGTGCTGATGGGAGCGGACTCCGTGAGGGTGGTCATGAACGGCCGGCCTGCGCCGTGTGCGGTCAAAAGCATGCCGTACCCCGGTTTTCCAACCGATCTTCACGCACCCATGGCTGCCCTGCTTACCTTCGCCCGCGGTACATCAATTGTCACCGAGAACATATTCTCCAACAGATTTCGGTATGTAGACGAGCTCGTGAGGATGGGCGCACGAATTCAGGTGGATGGGCGGACTGCAGTGATCCGCGAGGTAAGCGAGCTGTCGGCAGCGCGCGTGGCTGCCCCGGACCTCAGGGCTGGCGCTGCGCTGGTTGTGGCGGGGTTGGCTGCCAAGGGGGAAACGGTTATCGAGAGAATGGAGCATGTCGAACGGGGGTACGAGAACCTCTCGGCCAAACTCTCGTCCCTCGGAGCACAAGTCGAGTGGGGGTTCGATAGGAGAGTGGCGGCGAGCGGAATCTAG
- a CDS encoding UDP-N-acetylmuramoyl-tripeptide--D-alanyl-D-alanine ligase, which yields MLGYDLSEVARAVGGSLLAGAPSGEVKHVTVDTRLAGEGCLFFALRGEHADGHDFLDQAVARGAVGAVVSVLPKFEAPEQFGLILVPDTLSALGRLAAYHRSRQQAKVVGVTGSAGKTTTKDMIASVLETEHRVLATSGNMNNEIGMPLTLLGLRPDHDVAVVEMAMRGPGQIADLARIARPDVGVVTNVGDAHIEFFGTRNGIARAKGELITSLPVSGLAVLNGDDPFTREMRTWTSARSILFGFAEGNDVRADEIQTGEAGVSFSLIVGGEPLDDTRFTVPLPGRHNVLNALAALAVGVELGVSPGSMASGLLAFTPSDKRMHFVSSSSGYTIVDDTYNANPDSMKCAVTAAIEYAAGRRVIVVFGNMLELGGRAEAAHREVGRHVFGSHIDAIITVGDLAAIAARAAVDAGMDPRRAVVCATNREAALAVASMAEPGDVVLVKGSRGMRMEEIVSALAGEARTESGGRP from the coding sequence ATGCTGGGGTATGACCTTTCCGAAGTGGCGCGCGCAGTGGGCGGAAGCCTGCTTGCTGGGGCGCCATCGGGTGAAGTGAAGCATGTGACAGTTGACACCCGACTGGCCGGGGAAGGGTGTTTGTTTTTCGCTCTTCGCGGCGAGCACGCAGACGGCCACGATTTCCTGGACCAAGCTGTCGCTCGGGGCGCGGTCGGGGCGGTTGTCTCCGTCCTCCCCAAGTTCGAAGCGCCGGAGCAGTTCGGGCTCATCCTCGTTCCTGATACCTTGTCTGCACTCGGGCGTCTCGCGGCCTACCACAGGTCACGTCAACAGGCGAAGGTGGTGGGAGTGACTGGGAGTGCTGGCAAGACCACCACGAAGGACATGATCGCATCGGTGCTCGAGACTGAGCACAGAGTCCTGGCCACCTCCGGAAACATGAACAACGAGATCGGAATGCCTCTGACCCTTCTCGGGCTACGCCCCGACCACGATGTGGCCGTGGTAGAGATGGCGATGCGCGGCCCCGGACAAATCGCTGACCTGGCCCGAATTGCCCGACCCGACGTCGGAGTCGTGACGAACGTGGGAGACGCACACATTGAGTTTTTCGGGACCAGAAACGGCATAGCCCGAGCGAAGGGTGAACTCATCACCTCGTTGCCAGTTTCAGGCCTCGCGGTACTCAACGGGGACGACCCCTTCACTCGAGAGATGCGGACATGGACCAGTGCGCGGTCCATCCTGTTCGGCTTTGCCGAAGGAAACGATGTCCGGGCGGATGAGATACAGACGGGCGAGGCAGGAGTGTCGTTCTCACTCATCGTAGGCGGTGAGCCGCTGGACGACACCAGGTTCACCGTTCCGCTGCCGGGCCGGCACAACGTCCTCAATGCATTGGCAGCGCTGGCAGTAGGCGTTGAACTGGGAGTTAGCCCTGGTTCCATGGCCTCCGGACTGCTGGCATTCACTCCCTCCGACAAACGCATGCATTTCGTCTCGTCCTCCTCAGGCTACACAATAGTGGATGACACGTACAATGCCAACCCCGATTCCATGAAGTGTGCGGTGACTGCTGCTATCGAGTACGCCGCAGGTCGCCGGGTTATTGTGGTATTCGGGAACATGCTCGAACTCGGCGGAAGGGCGGAGGCAGCCCACCGGGAGGTGGGAAGGCATGTGTTTGGTTCCCACATCGACGCCATCATCACTGTTGGAGATCTTGCGGCCATTGCCGCCCGGGCCGCGGTGGACGCAGGCATGGACCCCAGGCGCGCAGTTGTGTGTGCCACCAATCGCGAGGCCGCCCTGGCCGTCGCCTCCATGGCTGAGCCGGGGGACGTGGTCCTGGTAAAGGGATCAAGGGGAATGCGGATGGAGGAAATCGTGTCTGCCCTCGCGGGAGAGGCCAGGACTGAATCGGGTGGTCGCCCGTGA